Proteins co-encoded in one Prevotella sp. E13-27 genomic window:
- a CDS encoding acyltransferase family protein, with the protein MIAHQEKRQEYVDVIKGWAMLLIVVFHSSSGLFPKMVHSLLGGGMDVVIFFIVAGFFIKSERMVNPKSFLQPKLKTLYIPATVIYVCAVLLHNVFVDIGWYPLGEIHPGNGQPFHYYDVKDFALGVLKALCCAGSGELAMGAMWFLYTLLYAMTGLSLLAWTTKKFVDDEKQREKILIIILLTGLIASCVLTQIIGLTINRLNVSITAMALIYLGKKVYQDYHWTFDNTFYFIISSLIFVSVVFLQKDHITMARNKYQDILQLCIGGCTLLYMWGYIAKRIVSTCVGKLLASIGRESLYVMALHIVGFFICNSLMELLGVYQQGDPKGMYTYKMQGNILIFICYMVFAIGFSLTSINLFRRLKSIILPNR; encoded by the coding sequence ATGATAGCTCATCAAGAAAAAAGACAAGAGTATGTAGATGTCATCAAGGGATGGGCAATGTTGCTCATTGTCGTATTCCACTCATCATCTGGATTGTTTCCGAAGATGGTTCATTCACTCTTAGGTGGTGGAATGGATGTCGTTATATTCTTTATCGTTGCCGGCTTTTTTATTAAAAGTGAGCGCATGGTGAATCCTAAAAGCTTTCTGCAACCTAAATTGAAAACTCTTTATATTCCAGCAACAGTTATCTATGTCTGTGCGGTCTTGCTACATAATGTATTTGTTGACATTGGCTGGTATCCTCTTGGCGAAATCCACCCTGGCAACGGACAGCCTTTTCACTATTACGATGTGAAAGATTTCGCACTTGGTGTATTGAAGGCTCTTTGTTGTGCAGGAAGTGGTGAACTTGCAATGGGTGCAATGTGGTTTCTCTATACATTGCTTTATGCGATGACGGGACTAAGTTTATTGGCTTGGACGACAAAGAAGTTTGTTGATGATGAAAAACAGAGAGAAAAGATACTTATCATTATCTTGCTTACAGGTTTGATTGCCAGTTGTGTTTTAACACAGATTATTGGTTTAACCATCAACCGATTAAATGTTTCCATAACAGCTATGGCACTTATTTATCTTGGGAAGAAGGTTTATCAGGATTATCATTGGACTTTCGATAACACTTTCTATTTCATTATTAGCAGCTTGATATTTGTTTCTGTGGTTTTCTTGCAAAAGGATCATATTACGATGGCAAGGAACAAATACCAGGATATATTACAGTTGTGTATTGGGGGGTGTACTTTGTTGTATATGTGGGGGTATATTGCAAAACGGATAGTTTCGACCTGTGTGGGAAAGCTGTTAGCATCGATAGGTAGAGAGTCCTTATATGTGATGGCACTTCATATTGTAGGCTTTTTCATTTGTAATAGTCTTATGGAATTGTTAGGGGTTTATCAACAAGGTGATCCAAAAGGCATGTACACATATAAGATGCAAGGCAATATACTAATATTTATTTGTTATATGGTATTTGCCATAGGATTCTCTTTGACATCTATTAACCTGTTTCGCCGACTAAAGTCTATTATACTCCCAAACCGATGA
- a CDS encoding sugar-transfer associated ATP-grasp domain-containing protein: MKKQTIKSITRNLLYRFRQIKTERFYLLIMRKNGIANKKVVGEKEWVEKWSQFGLKAKPTQYRVFSHYIGNDINIVPEDICHDFIETILNPMRFRGYYADKNVFDKLFPESYMPRTVLRKMNGTYYDEAYRPIEMTESVFFQILNQSKIDKIVIKPSVGGMSGHDVRLFCKDRDASQSWRDSSTKTLLDLSYIEHYYGSNMIIQEVVQQSDYISMFNSSSINTLRLSVYRSVSDNECYVTGAIMRIGGKGSVVDNAHAGGCFVGIHPDGSFCHEVCNQYGQQQSTFNDIDFTNNYQYPNWYKVIEFAKSVGKHVLHHRLLALDIVLDKDNHPHLIEFNIEGYASWLFQYTVGTAFGDFTNEILRYCLKKQKEIEEVICL; this comes from the coding sequence ATGAAAAAACAAACTATAAAATCAATAACTCGCAATCTGCTTTATCGCTTTCGTCAGATTAAAACTGAACGGTTTTACCTCCTTATCATGCGCAAAAATGGCATTGCCAATAAAAAGGTTGTTGGAGAAAAGGAATGGGTTGAAAAATGGTCACAATTCGGACTGAAAGCAAAGCCTACACAATATAGGGTGTTTAGTCATTATATTGGTAATGATATAAACATCGTACCCGAAGATATTTGTCATGACTTCATTGAAACCATTTTAAATCCCATGCGTTTCCGAGGTTATTATGCAGATAAAAATGTTTTTGATAAACTGTTTCCTGAAAGTTACATGCCGCGGACTGTTCTGCGTAAAATGAATGGCACGTATTATGATGAAGCTTATCGACCAATTGAGATGACGGAATCAGTGTTTTTTCAAATCCTTAATCAATCAAAAATAGATAAGATTGTCATAAAGCCTAGTGTGGGAGGTATGTCTGGGCATGATGTCAGACTCTTTTGCAAAGACCGGGATGCTTCTCAATCGTGGAGGGATTCAAGCACAAAGACGTTATTGGATTTATCATACATTGAACATTATTACGGTTCAAACATGATTATTCAAGAAGTAGTGCAGCAAAGTGATTATATCAGTATGTTTAATTCTTCTTCAATCAATACATTGCGATTAAGCGTTTACCGTTCCGTTTCCGACAATGAGTGCTATGTTACGGGAGCAATAATGCGTATTGGAGGGAAAGGAAGTGTAGTTGATAATGCACATGCTGGTGGTTGTTTTGTTGGCATTCATCCAGATGGTTCTTTCTGCCACGAAGTCTGCAATCAATATGGACAGCAACAATCTACCTTTAATGATATTGATTTTACCAACAATTATCAATATCCTAACTGGTATAAAGTTATAGAATTTGCAAAGTCAGTTGGTAAGCATGTTCTTCATCATCGTCTGTTAGCATTAGATATTGTATTAGACAAAGACAATCATCCTCATTTGATAGAGTTTAATATTGAAGGTTACGCTTCATGGCTTTTCCAATATACAGTTGGTACTGCTTTTGGAGATTTTACTAATGAGATATTGCGCTATTGCCTGAAGAAACAAAAGGAAATAGAAGAAGTTATTTGTTTATGA
- a CDS encoding glycosyltransferase family 4 protein, producing MRIAHLNWTLAYGGIETMLVNIANEQAMQGAEVYIIVINNRIKEELVNKLNSEVHLILMKRKAGTRSFSSIKQLDAVLSDINPEVIHIHTGSLYDVIPSKWTRNKSCIICRTVHAIPHGSFCSPFRLIRLFQRLILHKGGNVMNVNRVDKVFSISKAVAADLKNKFGVDSTVVCNGILSDTFKKREYRMFDGELKIVQVSRLVHEEKGQDLLIQAAGKLTVKGYKLKIDFIGEGKSRDFLESLVRQLGLGRKVSFLGLKPQEYIKCHLKDYDLFVQPSRVEGFGLTAAEAMAANVPVLVSAGQGPAEVTEDDLYGWIFDNGDSDSLANQIEYIINNYNQCLGKARKAAEHVAANYDVKATARRYLEMYKNI from the coding sequence ATGAGAATAGCTCATTTGAATTGGACCTTAGCATATGGTGGCATTGAGACAATGCTTGTCAACATAGCAAACGAACAGGCTATGCAAGGTGCTGAGGTGTATATTATTGTAATAAATAACCGTATTAAGGAGGAACTTGTCAATAAGCTTAATTCTGAAGTTCATCTTATATTGATGAAGAGAAAGGCAGGTACAAGAAGCTTTTCTTCAATAAAACAACTTGACGCTGTTCTTTCTGACATCAATCCAGAAGTGATACATATTCATACAGGCAGTTTGTATGATGTCATCCCCTCAAAGTGGACAAGAAACAAATCATGCATTATTTGCAGGACTGTTCATGCCATTCCTCATGGCTCTTTCTGTTCGCCTTTCAGACTGATACGTTTGTTTCAACGGCTTATCTTGCATAAAGGTGGCAATGTTATGAATGTGAACCGGGTGGATAAAGTTTTTTCTATTAGCAAAGCTGTTGCCGCAGATTTGAAAAATAAATTCGGGGTTGATTCAACGGTTGTATGCAATGGTATTCTGTCGGATACTTTTAAAAAAAGAGAATACCGAATGTTTGATGGCGAACTGAAAATAGTCCAGGTGAGCCGTCTCGTACACGAGGAAAAAGGACAAGACCTGCTGATACAGGCGGCTGGTAAATTGACCGTCAAAGGCTATAAGTTAAAGATTGATTTCATCGGTGAAGGAAAGTCTCGTGATTTTTTAGAGTCATTAGTTCGGCAACTTGGCTTAGGCAGGAAAGTGTCATTTCTTGGACTAAAACCGCAAGAGTATATAAAATGTCATCTTAAGGACTATGATCTTTTTGTTCAGCCTTCGCGTGTTGAGGGCTTCGGCCTGACTGCTGCAGAAGCCATGGCTGCAAATGTACCGGTGTTGGTTTCGGCAGGCCAAGGACCGGCAGAAGTTACTGAAGACGACCTTTACGGCTGGATCTTCGACAATGGAGACAGCGACAGTTTGGCAAATCAGATAGAATACATTATTAACAATTACAACCAATGTCTGGGCAAGGCAAGGAAAGCTGCGGAGCATGTTGCCGCCAATTACGATGTAAAAGCTACAGCTCGTAGATATCTTGAAATGTATAAAAACATTTAA
- a CDS encoding ATP-grasp fold amidoligase family protein — MSKLYKLLKYPLKPFAKILERLSPYVRNDETYLRWYYFFCMKKRLNLTSPTTYNEKINWLKLYNRNPFYTTLVDKLKVKDVVAQKIGDEHVIKTLGVWKHAEDIDWDKLPDRFVLKTTQGGGNVGIMICRDKSSFDKAKAVSNMNAALKQNLYYSSREWPYKDVEPMIFAEEYMEDEHGELRDYKFFCFNGKCKMLFVATERQTREEPFFNFFDENYNPLPFKQEHPVNPVIPEKPEGFDEMKRIAEELSKGLPHVRMDLYVINGKVYFGEYTFYHFGGAMPFEPAEWDYKIGEWLQLPS; from the coding sequence ATGAGTAAATTATATAAATTATTGAAGTACCCCTTAAAGCCGTTCGCTAAGATTCTGGAGCGTCTATCGCCATACGTGAGAAACGACGAAACCTACCTGCGTTGGTATTACTTCTTTTGTATGAAAAAGAGACTGAATCTGACATCACCTACCACATACAATGAAAAGATAAACTGGCTGAAGCTTTACAACCGCAATCCTTTTTATACCACATTGGTTGACAAACTAAAGGTAAAGGATGTTGTGGCGCAGAAGATAGGTGACGAACATGTGATAAAGACTCTTGGCGTTTGGAAGCATGCAGAAGATATTGATTGGGACAAATTGCCCGACCGTTTTGTGTTGAAGACAACGCAAGGTGGGGGCAATGTCGGAATAATGATTTGTCGCGATAAATCCTCTTTCGACAAGGCGAAGGCCGTATCAAATATGAATGCTGCATTGAAGCAGAACCTCTATTATTCTTCTCGCGAATGGCCATATAAGGACGTAGAACCGATGATCTTTGCAGAAGAGTATATGGAAGACGAACATGGAGAACTGCGCGATTACAAATTCTTCTGCTTCAACGGTAAATGCAAGATGCTTTTTGTTGCCACAGAACGGCAGACTCGCGAAGAACCCTTTTTCAATTTCTTTGATGAGAACTACAATCCATTGCCTTTCAAACAAGAGCACCCTGTGAATCCCGTCATTCCCGAAAAGCCTGAAGGCTTTGATGAAATGAAGCGCATTGCAGAGGAATTGTCTAAAGGACTTCCCCATGTCCGCATGGATTTATATGTAATCAACGGAAAAGTCTATTTTGGAGAATATACGTTCTATCATTTTGGAGGTGCTATGCCTTTTGAACCTGCGGAGTGGGATTACAAGATAGGCGAGTGGCTGCAATTGCCTTCTTAA
- a CDS encoding acyl-CoA dehydrogenase family protein, translated as MANYYSDHPEIGFYLNHPLMARIVELKEKGFADAKEYDYAPVDLGDAIENYKQILDITGDVAANIIEPNSESVDLEGPHLENGRMIYASKTYENLDATRKAGLWGVSMPRRYGGLNLPNAVFSMLSEMISAADAGFQNIWSLQSCIDTLYEFGSEEQRQKYIPRVCAGEGMSMDLTEPDAGSDLQRVMLKATFDEKENCWRLNGVKRFITNGDSDIHLVLARSEEGTKDGRGLSMFIYDKRQGGVDVRHIEHKLGIHGSPTCELTYKNAKAELCGSTRLGLIKYVMALMNGARLGIAAQSVGVEQEAYNEGLAYAKERQQFGDKIINFPAVYDMLSRMKAKLDAGRTLLYETACYVDVYKCLEDIARDRALTAEEKQELKKYQRLADAFTPLAKGMNSEYANQNAYDAISIHGGSGFIMEYKSQRLFRDARIFSIYEGTTQLQVVAAIRYITNGTMLNNIKDMLAALPAEANAALKARVEKLIPVYEEALAAVKALDNQDAHDFLARRLYDMTAELVMCLLILRDAAKAPEMFAKSANVYVRMAEEDILGKAAYIKAFQVEDLENFKANDEETAE; from the coding sequence ATGGCTAATTATTATAGCGATCATCCTGAGATCGGGTTCTACTTGAACCACCCCCTGATGGCTCGTATCGTTGAGCTGAAAGAAAAGGGTTTCGCTGATGCGAAAGAATATGACTACGCCCCCGTTGACCTGGGCGATGCCATCGAGAACTACAAGCAGATCCTCGACATCACTGGCGACGTGGCTGCCAATATCATCGAGCCAAACTCTGAGAGCGTCGACCTCGAAGGTCCACACCTCGAGAATGGTCGTATGATCTACGCCTCTAAGACTTACGAGAACCTCGACGCCACCCGTAAGGCTGGTCTGTGGGGTGTATCAATGCCTCGCCGTTACGGCGGTCTGAACCTGCCTAACGCAGTATTCTCCATGCTCTCTGAGATGATCTCGGCTGCTGATGCCGGATTCCAGAATATTTGGAGCTTGCAGAGCTGTATCGATACCCTGTATGAGTTCGGTTCTGAGGAGCAGCGCCAGAAGTATATCCCCCGCGTTTGCGCTGGTGAGGGTATGTCGATGGACCTCACGGAGCCCGATGCCGGTTCTGACCTGCAGCGTGTGATGCTGAAGGCCACCTTCGACGAGAAGGAGAACTGCTGGCGCCTGAATGGTGTTAAGCGCTTCATCACCAACGGTGATAGCGACATCCACCTGGTGCTGGCTCGTTCTGAGGAGGGCACCAAGGACGGACGTGGTCTGTCAATGTTCATCTACGACAAGCGCCAGGGCGGTGTTGACGTACGTCACATCGAGCACAAGCTGGGTATCCACGGCTCACCTACCTGTGAGCTCACCTATAAGAACGCTAAGGCCGAGCTCTGCGGTAGCACACGTCTGGGTCTTATCAAGTACGTGATGGCTCTGATGAACGGTGCCCGTCTGGGTATCGCCGCACAGAGTGTAGGTGTCGAACAGGAGGCTTACAACGAGGGTCTGGCTTACGCTAAGGAGCGTCAGCAGTTCGGTGACAAGATCATCAACTTCCCCGCCGTGTACGACATGCTAAGTCGTATGAAGGCTAAGCTCGATGCCGGCCGTACGCTGCTCTACGAGACAGCCTGCTACGTCGACGTCTACAAGTGCCTCGAGGACATTGCCCGCGACCGTGCCCTCACCGCCGAGGAGAAGCAGGAGCTCAAGAAGTACCAGCGCCTGGCCGACGCCTTCACACCGCTGGCCAAGGGTATGAACTCCGAGTACGCCAACCAGAACGCTTACGATGCTATCAGCATCCACGGTGGTTCAGGTTTCATCATGGAGTACAAGAGCCAGCGCCTGTTCCGCGACGCACGTATCTTCTCTATCTACGAGGGTACCACTCAGTTGCAGGTTGTAGCTGCTATCCGCTACATCACCAACGGCACTATGCTCAACAACATCAAGGATATGCTGGCTGCACTGCCTGCTGAGGCTAACGCTGCTCTCAAGGCCCGTGTTGAGAAACTCATCCCCGTTTACGAGGAGGCTCTCGCCGCTGTTAAGGCTCTCGACAATCAGGATGCTCACGACTTCCTGGCTCGCCGTCTCTACGACATGACAGCCGAGCTCGTGATGTGTCTGCTCATCCTCCGCGATGCTGCTAAGGCACCTGAGATGTTCGCAAAGAGCGCTAACGTATATGTTCGCATGGCCGAGGAGGATATCCTTGGTAAGGCCGCTTACATCAAGGCCTTCCAGGTAGAGGACCTCGAGAACTTCAAGGCAAACGACGAGGAAACTGCTGAATAA
- a CDS encoding ATP-binding protein, protein MRFYGREQEIAFLRETRDTAERVARFTVVTGRRRIGKTTLIKEAYKDEPFVYFFVARKAESDLCEVYLEEVSEKLGIPTLGSSRHFSEIFRYLMQLSQTRSFTLVIDEFQDFFRVNKAFYSEMQDIWDEYEKTSKMNLVVCGSIYSLMQKIFKQKKEPLYGRQTAELRVKPFKPSVLKQIMADAKPGYTKEDLLAMFTFTGGVAKYVGQLVDGGALDKDAMIRHIVSPNSTFLNEGKNNLIEEFGKDYGIYFSILSCIARGKNTRSEIEDVIGKEVGGYLTNLAEDYELISKRQPLFEKSANKNVRYELDDVFYSFWFRFIFKYSYIIEIENYAKLQEIIGRDYSTFSGLMLERYFHRVVMESGEFTRIGRWWDRKGENEIDMIAEDGLSDSVTFYEIKRQADEISMGVLKQRAEVMLQATHEWKKYDIHHKGLSMEDM, encoded by the coding sequence ATGAGATTCTACGGCAGAGAACAGGAAATCGCCTTCCTGAGAGAGACTCGGGACACGGCTGAACGGGTGGCCCGCTTTACGGTGGTAACCGGTAGGAGGCGTATCGGCAAGACAACACTGATTAAGGAGGCTTACAAGGATGAGCCTTTCGTGTATTTCTTTGTGGCCAGAAAGGCGGAATCGGACCTCTGCGAGGTGTATCTGGAGGAGGTCAGCGAGAAGTTGGGCATTCCTACACTGGGCAGTAGCAGGCACTTCAGCGAGATATTCCGCTACCTGATGCAACTGTCGCAAACCCGGAGCTTTACGCTGGTGATAGACGAGTTTCAGGATTTCTTCAGAGTGAACAAGGCCTTTTACAGCGAGATGCAGGACATCTGGGACGAGTATGAGAAGACATCGAAGATGAACCTGGTGGTGTGCGGCAGCATCTACTCGCTGATGCAAAAGATTTTCAAGCAGAAGAAGGAACCTCTATATGGACGACAAACAGCAGAACTGAGGGTGAAGCCTTTCAAGCCTTCGGTGCTGAAGCAGATTATGGCAGATGCGAAGCCCGGATACACAAAGGAGGATCTGCTGGCCATGTTCACATTTACGGGTGGTGTGGCTAAATACGTGGGACAGTTGGTGGATGGTGGTGCGTTGGACAAGGATGCCATGATAAGGCACATCGTGAGCCCCAACTCGACATTCCTGAACGAGGGCAAGAATAATCTGATAGAGGAGTTTGGCAAGGATTATGGTATCTATTTCTCCATCCTGTCGTGCATTGCCAGGGGCAAGAACACTCGTAGCGAGATAGAGGATGTGATAGGCAAGGAGGTGGGGGGATATCTGACCAACCTGGCCGAGGATTATGAGTTGATTAGCAAGCGGCAGCCCCTGTTTGAGAAGAGCGCCAACAAGAACGTGCGCTACGAGCTAGACGACGTGTTCTATAGTTTCTGGTTCCGGTTTATCTTCAAATACAGCTATATTATCGAGATTGAGAACTATGCCAAGCTGCAGGAGATCATCGGGCGCGACTACAGCACATTCAGCGGACTGATGCTGGAGCGGTATTTCCATCGTGTGGTCATGGAGTCGGGTGAGTTTACACGTATTGGCCGTTGGTGGGACCGCAAGGGCGAGAACGAGATAGACATGATAGCCGAAGACGGGCTTTCGGATAGCGTGACGTTCTACGAGATTAAGCGTCAGGCGGATGAAATCAGCATGGGTGTGCTGAAACAGCGGGCTGAGGTGATGCTGCAGGCCACGCACGAGTGGAAGAAGTACGACATCCACCACAAGGGACTGAGTATGGAGGATATGTAA
- a CDS encoding glycosyltransferase family 4 protein — protein sequence MTPRIYFFANFGNWNRQPYGGGEIGNRRTLGMMRQAGYDVHLIEKYNRVYKHTRTDTIIISCLMIWDIVKFFCILLFGRRKNSLVHIVGFYGSTIYFERILVGISHLLGYQTVYEMRGGGAVFHYQNDSERYRHWFAATIRQADYIFSQGQENKSLIDSIDQGKHFFYYPNCVMRDFCPKEYPSKPTNRINLLYFGRVAKRKNVDVVVDAFNLLAAKYSNIYLDIVGNCTEPTYAEEIKRRISASEFTNRITMHPACSHDRLKEHLADKHFYIFPTSEPREGHSNALTEGMAWGLIPVATDIGFNRAIVGDDMLIVKQLSAKAFDDIVANVVDSGKIQEQSERAYHRIQSNYTEDIVYNRLKEEYNTLFSLCHTTRES from the coding sequence ATGACTCCACGCATCTATTTCTTTGCTAATTTCGGTAACTGGAACCGCCAGCCATACGGCGGAGGTGAGATAGGCAACCGCCGTACACTCGGAATGATGCGGCAGGCTGGATATGATGTACACTTGATTGAGAAATATAATCGGGTGTATAAGCATACGCGGACGGATACAATTATTATTTCTTGTCTGATGATATGGGATATCGTCAAGTTTTTCTGTATTCTGTTATTTGGCCGGCGCAAGAACAGTTTGGTTCATATTGTTGGATTTTATGGCAGCACCATCTACTTTGAGCGTATTTTGGTCGGTATTTCTCACTTGTTGGGCTATCAGACGGTTTATGAGATGCGAGGTGGGGGCGCAGTCTTTCATTACCAAAACGATTCTGAACGTTATAGACATTGGTTTGCTGCTACCATCAGACAAGCGGATTACATCTTCAGCCAGGGGCAGGAAAATAAATCTCTCATAGACAGCATCGACCAGGGTAAACATTTCTTTTACTATCCTAATTGCGTCATGCGCGATTTCTGTCCCAAAGAATATCCTAGTAAGCCAACCAACCGCATCAATCTGCTTTATTTCGGGCGTGTGGCTAAGCGAAAGAATGTGGATGTCGTTGTTGATGCCTTCAATCTATTGGCTGCAAAATACAGTAACATCTATCTTGACATAGTAGGAAACTGTACAGAACCCACATACGCAGAGGAGATAAAAAGGCGTATAAGTGCCTCGGAATTTACCAACCGGATAACGATGCATCCTGCCTGCAGTCATGACAGGCTGAAAGAACATCTTGCCGACAAGCACTTTTATATCTTTCCGACCTCTGAACCACGAGAAGGACATAGCAATGCCCTCACCGAAGGAATGGCATGGGGACTAATTCCAGTAGCTACAGATATAGGCTTTAACCGAGCAATTGTTGGTGACGATATGTTAATAGTTAAGCAGCTTTCGGCAAAAGCCTTTGACGATATTGTTGCAAATGTTGTAGATAGCGGAAAGATTCAGGAACAATCAGAAAGAGCCTATCACCGCATACAAAGTAACTATACAGAGGATATTGTCTATAACAGATTGAAAGAGGAATACAATACTCTTTTCAGTTTGTGTCATACGACAAGAGAATCATGA
- a CDS encoding WecB/TagA/CpsF family glycosyltransferase has product MLRLQELDIVESKEQLALIPEGKVLINTINAHSYNTAQRDDAFAEALCNGDYLIPDGASIIKACRWLKAKSQPKERIAGWDLFAFEMGRINVNLNINDNHNGKKRVMFLGSSERVLTQIRECAAVDYPNLEVVTYSPPYKPEFSDEDNQTMIRAINDANPDLLWIGMTAPKQEKWTYQHWNELNIHCHCGTIGAVFDFYAGTAKRAPMWWQKHALEWLYRLLIEPRRMWRRYLIGNPLFLWNIMREKFNGDR; this is encoded by the coding sequence ATGCTGAGACTTCAAGAATTGGACATCGTAGAATCTAAAGAGCAGTTGGCGCTTATCCCTGAAGGGAAAGTGCTGATTAACACCATTAATGCCCATTCCTATAACACAGCGCAAAGAGATGATGCGTTTGCTGAGGCGTTGTGTAACGGAGATTATCTGATTCCCGATGGAGCAAGCATCATCAAAGCTTGCCGATGGCTGAAAGCGAAGTCGCAGCCAAAGGAACGTATTGCTGGATGGGACCTGTTCGCCTTTGAAATGGGGAGAATTAACGTTAACCTTAACATTAACGATAACCATAACGGAAAAAAACGAGTGATGTTCCTCGGGTCAAGCGAGAGGGTGCTGACACAGATCCGGGAGTGTGCTGCCGTTGATTACCCGAATCTTGAGGTGGTGACCTATTCTCCGCCTTACAAGCCAGAGTTTTCGGACGAGGACAATCAGACGATGATAAGGGCCATCAACGATGCCAACCCCGACCTGTTGTGGATTGGCATGACGGCACCGAAACAGGAGAAATGGACCTACCAGCATTGGAATGAGCTCAACATTCACTGTCACTGCGGCACCATTGGGGCCGTGTTTGACTTCTATGCTGGTACTGCTAAACGTGCCCCGATGTGGTGGCAAAAGCATGCGTTAGAATGGCTTTACCGCCTGCTGATTGAGCCAAGACGCATGTGGCGACGCTATTTGATAGGCAACCCGCTGTTTCTGTGGAATATAATGAGAGAAAAATTTAATGGTGACCGATGA
- a CDS encoding serine O-acetyltransferase produces MIQTRQDLKRFLYTEDALMRHPNMFLKWLGRSDDYLPFLLVKCLRKYEYYKNKKRNFLDIIPYAWYMWNFRRLRVKTGIMLFPNTIDEGLLLVHPGFRRIDKFAHIGKNCTILPNVLFGLKTPEGGFQDIKIGDNCYISTGVTILAPVTIGNNVTIGAGAVVNKDVPDNCVVGGVPAKILKYKE; encoded by the coding sequence ATGATACAAACAAGACAAGACTTAAAGCGTTTTCTTTATACGGAGGACGCATTGATGAGGCATCCCAACATGTTTCTAAAATGGTTGGGGCGTTCTGACGATTATCTTCCATTCCTATTGGTGAAATGTCTAAGGAAGTACGAATACTATAAGAATAAGAAAAGAAACTTCTTGGATATTATTCCATACGCTTGGTATATGTGGAATTTCCGCAGACTGAGAGTAAAGACTGGAATTATGCTTTTTCCTAACACTATTGACGAAGGGCTACTTTTGGTTCACCCAGGATTTAGACGAATCGATAAATTTGCTCATATAGGAAAGAATTGCACCATACTTCCCAATGTCCTTTTTGGTCTGAAGACTCCTGAAGGTGGATTTCAAGATATTAAAATTGGTGATAATTGTTATATAAGCACAGGAGTGACAATCTTGGCACCAGTAACAATAGGCAACAATGTAACTATAGGTGCAGGAGCCGTAGTTAACAAGGATGTTCCCGACAATTGTGTGGTAGGTGGAGTACCTGCCAAGATTCTAAAATACAAGGAATGA